Proteins encoded within one genomic window of bacterium:
- a CDS encoding biotin--[acetyl-CoA-carboxylase] ligase, with translation MDRYYIKICKSTNDTAKFFLESGVEIPFVVISEEQTKGRGQQGRKWISQKGGLYSSFVLNKIDSKKALTLGALASYRTLLVFLPVKIRFPNDIFADKKKIGGVLVEQISEATIIGIGINVNQEEFPEEIKGIATSLFLETGVKRPVPEIADSLINEIEDLEGQDYEKIFQEYYKVVSLHGKCFLHLRGGREVACEIRDIDEELNLDTTVGCFKFNDIVWIEWIY, from the coding sequence GTGGATAGGTATTACATAAAAATTTGCAAATCTACAAATGATACCGCTAAATTTTTTCTTGAGAGTGGCGTAGAAATCCCTTTTGTGGTTATTTCTGAAGAACAGACAAAAGGCAGGGGTCAGCAGGGAAGGAAGTGGATTTCCCAAAAGGGAGGCCTTTATTCTTCCTTTGTGTTAAATAAAATTGATTCAAAAAAAGCTTTAACCCTTGGGGCTCTTGCCTCTTACAGAACACTTTTAGTTTTTTTACCAGTAAAAATCAGGTTTCCCAACGATATCTTCGCAGATAAAAAGAAAATTGGGGGTGTTCTTGTAGAACAAATCAGTGAAGCAACGATAATAGGTATTGGTATTAACGTAAATCAGGAAGAGTTTCCTGAGGAAATAAAAGGAATTGCAACCAGTTTGTTCCTCGAAACGGGCGTTAAAAGGCCTGTCCCTGAAATTGCAGACAGTCTGATTAATGAGATTGAGGATCTTGAGGGACAGGATTATGAAAAAATATTTCAGGAGTACTACAAGGTTGTGTCTCTTCATGGAAAATGCTTTTTGCATTTAAGAGGCGGTCGAGAGGTGGCGTGTGAGATAAGGGACATAGATGAGGAACTAAATTTAGATACCACTGTGGGGTGTTTTAAATTTAATGATATTGTGTGGATAGAATGGATTTATTAA
- a CDS encoding TGS domain-containing protein, with protein sequence MPANLPPQYFEAEKEYRNAKTIEEKIQALRKMLSIMPKHKGTDKLQAEIRAKISKLQEELENQKKGKRTGPHWYIKKEGAGQVILLGLPNSGKTTLVNALCNTNFVTANYPFTTQQPQAAMMDFEDIKIQLIDTPPLKEENDYRIFELIRNADLLTIVLGLESNPILDFTFIQEKLSEKNITLKGTGTGEYELFGPVTKRAIVILNKLDLTKDTKYLEDLESHFKDTYGIITFPLSALYGTGTEEVKKEIFKELDIIRVYTKEPGKQPVLEDPLILKRGSTVLDAAREIHKDFEKKLKYAKVWGSTKFEGQRVERDYRLEDKDIVEFHV encoded by the coding sequence ATGCCGGCAAATTTACCCCCTCAATACTTCGAAGCAGAAAAAGAATACAGGAACGCTAAAACTATTGAAGAAAAAATTCAGGCACTCAGGAAAATGCTATCAATAATGCCAAAGCATAAAGGCACTGACAAACTGCAGGCAGAGATCAGAGCAAAGATTTCAAAACTTCAAGAAGAGCTTGAAAACCAGAAGAAAGGGAAAAGGACAGGCCCTCACTGGTATATTAAAAAGGAAGGGGCAGGTCAGGTAATTCTTTTGGGTCTGCCCAATTCAGGAAAGACGACCCTTGTCAACGCCCTTTGTAATACAAACTTTGTAACTGCAAACTATCCATTCACAACTCAGCAACCTCAAGCTGCCATGATGGATTTTGAAGATATTAAAATACAGCTGATTGATACCCCTCCCCTGAAAGAGGAAAATGATTACAGGATTTTTGAGCTGATAAGAAACGCAGACCTTTTGACCATTGTCCTTGGCCTTGAAAGTAACCCTATCCTCGATTTTACTTTTATTCAAGAAAAACTTTCGGAGAAAAACATCACCCTAAAGGGAACAGGTACAGGAGAGTATGAACTCTTTGGACCTGTCACAAAAAGAGCAATAGTAATTTTGAACAAACTTGACCTCACCAAGGATACAAAATACCTGGAAGATTTGGAAAGTCATTTCAAAGATACGTATGGAATTATTACCTTTCCCCTCTCTGCACTTTATGGGACGGGTACAGAAGAAGTAAAGAAAGAGATCTTTAAAGAACTGGACATTATAAGAGTTTACACAAAAGAGCCTGGAAAACAGCCAGTTCTTGAAGATCCACTGATTCTCAAAAGGGGGAGTACCGTACTCGATGCAGCAAGGGAAATTCATAAAGACTTTGAAAAAAAGCTTAAATACGCAAAAGTTTGGGGGTCAACAAAATTTGAAGGTCAGCGGGTAGAAAGGGACTATAGGCTCGAAGATAAAGACATCGTCGAATTTCACGTTTAA
- a CDS encoding type III pantothenate kinase, which produces MDLLICVDVGNVNIHTGLFIGGKLIKAFDGLPGLEDLRHARAVVYSSVSQRNFRKLSERLVEAQYKGEILRLSSKTQKFLRIHYEDPLQLGDDRLALAYYIWKRHGKGLGIDAGTFINIEWVNNEIHHPIAIFPGLKILVDSFKRGTRLKNYSSLIVNELAKSRRFLDKKIIEDYSHFFPVSSVDCIIKGLVDAIKGLVEGAVKLTGEDRVIVTGGDGEILRNIINMGEYEKHAVLWGLYYFFELFESSSNL; this is translated from the coding sequence ATGGATTTATTAATTTGTGTTGATGTTGGTAATGTTAATATTCATACAGGGCTTTTTATTGGCGGGAAACTAATTAAAGCTTTTGATGGTCTGCCGGGACTGGAGGACCTGCGCCATGCCAGGGCGGTTGTTTATAGTTCGGTTTCGCAGAGGAATTTTAGGAAATTAAGCGAAAGACTGGTGGAGGCTCAATATAAGGGTGAAATTTTACGTTTATCTTCAAAAACTCAGAAATTCTTAAGGATTCACTATGAGGATCCCTTACAATTAGGTGATGACAGGCTGGCGCTGGCTTATTATATCTGGAAACGGCACGGAAAGGGTCTTGGAATAGATGCAGGTACTTTTATCAATATTGAATGGGTAAATAACGAGATTCACCATCCAATAGCAATATTTCCGGGTTTAAAAATCCTCGTGGATAGCTTTAAAAGGGGAACGAGGTTAAAAAATTATTCCTCTTTGATTGTAAACGAACTTGCTAAAAGTAGGCGGTTTTTGGATAAGAAGATTATTGAGGATTATTCCCATTTTTTTCCAGTATCTTCGGTAGATTGTATTATAAAAGGTCTTGTTGATGCAATTAAAGGTCTTGTTGAAGGTGCAGTTAAATTAACGGGTGAAGATAGGGTCATTGTAACTGGTGGAGACGGTGAAATTTTGAGGAATATAATAAATATGGGTGAATATGAAAAACATGCGGTTTTATGGGGGCTTTACTACTTTTTCGAGCTTTTTGAGAGTTCTTCAAATCTTTGA
- a CDS encoding bifunctional enoyl-CoA hydratase/phosphate acetyltransferase yields MFRTFEDIITLAKSKGRKRIAVVEGVSEEIVEGLKLAKELAFPVLIGDSEKIKKFAESHGIEEYEVVHSHSPVESAFKACELVKDGRADFLMKGKIDTPTFLRSLLDKERGIRTDKIFSHITLMEVPNYHKLVFLTDAGMNIRPDLKMKISILQNAVEIMKTLGYEEIKVAFLASLETLHEDMPETIEFAAISKLQDRSFFKGIKVYLDGPMGFDIAISKRAAELKGVTSLVSGDADLWMVPDVASGNILAKALIYIAKAKAGGLIYGAKVPVVLLSRADEPELKYYSIAFAVAACG; encoded by the coding sequence ATGTTTAGAACTTTTGAGGATATAATTACACTTGCTAAAAGTAAGGGAAGAAAAAGGATTGCTGTTGTGGAGGGTGTGTCGGAGGAGATCGTTGAAGGTCTTAAACTTGCAAAAGAACTGGCCTTTCCCGTTCTTATTGGTGACTCTGAGAAAATAAAGAAGTTTGCAGAATCCCATGGAATAGAGGAATATGAAGTAGTGCATTCTCATAGTCCCGTGGAGTCCGCCTTTAAGGCCTGTGAACTTGTAAAAGATGGGAGAGCAGATTTTCTTATGAAGGGTAAGATTGATACCCCGACATTTTTGAGGAGCCTTTTAGATAAAGAAAGGGGGATCAGAACCGATAAGATTTTTTCCCATATAACCCTCATGGAGGTTCCTAACTACCACAAGCTGGTATTTTTGACCGATGCTGGGATGAATATAAGGCCCGATTTAAAAATGAAGATCAGTATCCTACAAAATGCTGTTGAGATCATGAAAACTCTTGGATATGAGGAAATTAAGGTAGCCTTTCTTGCTTCCCTTGAAACTCTTCACGAGGATATGCCCGAAACCATTGAATTTGCAGCCATTTCAAAACTTCAAGATAGGAGTTTCTTTAAAGGGATTAAGGTGTATCTCGATGGACCAATGGGATTTGATATAGCAATTTCAAAAAGAGCAGCAGAGCTCAAAGGCGTTACTTCTCTCGTTAGTGGTGATGCAGATCTGTGGATGGTTCCCGATGTGGCATCAGGTAATATTCTTGCAAAGGCTTTGATATATATTGCTAAGGCAAAAGCCGGTGGACTAATTTACGGTGCAAAAGTTCCCGTTGTCTTGCTTTCCCGTGCTGATGAACCTGAATTAAAGTATTATTCAATTGCCTTTGCAGTAGCAGCCTGTGGATAG